In Thermosynechococcus sichuanensis E542, a single genomic region encodes these proteins:
- the psaJ gene encoding photosystem I reaction center subunit IX: MKHFLTYLSTAPVLAAIWMTITAGILIEFNRFYPDLLFHPL; this comes from the coding sequence ATGAAACACTTTCTGACCTATCTTTCCACCGCGCCCGTGCTGGCGGCGATTTGGATGACGATTACTGCTGGGATTTTGATTGAGTTTAATCGCTTCTATCCCGACTTGCTCTTCCATCCCCTCTAA
- a CDS encoding Photosystem I reaction center subunit III, with amino-acid sequence MRRLLALLLVLTLWLGFTPLASADVAGLVPCKDSPAFQKRAATAVNTTADPASGQKRFERYSQALCGQEGLPHLVVDGRLSRAGDFLIPSVLFLYIAGWIGWVGRAYLIAVRDSGEANEKEIIIDVPLAIKCMLTGFAWPLAALKELASGELTAKDNEITVSPR; translated from the coding sequence ATGCGTCGATTGTTAGCCCTACTCCTTGTCTTGACCCTGTGGCTAGGTTTTACCCCGCTAGCCTCCGCTGACGTGGCAGGACTCGTCCCCTGCAAAGATTCTCCTGCCTTTCAAAAACGCGCTGCCACTGCTGTGAATACCACTGCTGATCCCGCCTCCGGTCAAAAACGGTTTGAGCGCTACAGCCAAGCTCTCTGTGGCCAAGAGGGTCTGCCCCACCTCGTTGTGGATGGTCGCCTCAGCCGTGCGGGTGATTTTCTCATTCCCAGTGTGCTCTTTCTGTACATTGCCGGCTGGATTGGCTGGGTGGGTCGCGCCTACTTGATTGCGGTGCGCGATAGCGGCGAAGCCAACGAAAAAGAAATCATTATTGATGTACCCCTTGCCATCAAATGCATGCTCACGGGGTTTGCTTGGCCGCTGGCTGCCCTCAAAGAGCTGGCATCGGGTGAACTCACGGCCAAAGATAACGAAATTACCGTTTCCCCTCGCTAG
- a CDS encoding tetratricopeptide repeat protein, whose product MENALPAVYLSVLIILLGVSAWFVVKQILKTRRIESSLARLQRKLQQEPGTTQEYFELGSIYLTKKLASQAIPLFQKALKAAESEGETYVAPIYNALGYAYFMQEQYDLAIRQYKEALKNQPEYVTAANNLGHAYEKKNLAQPALEAYQHTLKYDPNNAIAQRRVNSLKKRLSGAAA is encoded by the coding sequence ATGGAGAATGCTTTACCTGCGGTTTATTTAAGTGTCTTGATTATTCTACTCGGCGTCTCAGCTTGGTTTGTCGTCAAACAAATCCTTAAAACCCGCCGCATTGAGTCTAGCTTGGCACGCCTACAACGCAAACTCCAGCAGGAACCGGGCACGACCCAAGAATACTTTGAGTTAGGCAGCATTTACCTCACCAAGAAGCTCGCTAGTCAAGCGATTCCCCTGTTTCAAAAGGCTCTGAAGGCGGCTGAAAGCGAAGGCGAAACCTATGTTGCGCCGATCTACAATGCCCTTGGCTATGCCTACTTCATGCAGGAGCAGTATGACTTGGCCATTCGCCAGTACAAAGAAGCCTTGAAAAATCAACCAGAGTATGTGACTGCCGCCAACAACCTTGGGCATGCTTACGAGAAAAAGAATTTGGCTCAGCCAGCTCTCGAGGCCTATCAACACACCCTGAAGTACGACCCCAATAACGCGATCGCCCAACGGCGGGTGAATTCCCTGAAAAAACGGTTGAGTGGTGCAGCGGCTTAG
- the moeB gene encoding molybdopterin-synthase adenylyltransferase MoeB: MLNPDLSTIELTKDDYERYSRHLILPEVGVEGQKRLKAASVLCIGTGGLGSPLLLYLAAAGIGRLGIVDFDVVDSSNLQRQVIHGTSWVGKPKIQSAKHRILEINPYCQVDLYETRLSAANALEIMADYDIVVDGTDNFPTRYLVNDACVLLNKPNVYGSIFRFEGQATVFNYEGGPNYRDLYPEPPPPGLVPSCAEGGVLGILPGIIGVIQATETIKIILGKGTTLSGRLLLFNALEMKFRELKLRPNPERPVIDKLIDYEEFCGIRQAKAQEAAQMAEIPEMTVQELKALMDSGAQDYVLVDVRNPNEYEIAKIPGAVLVPLSEIENGPGVEKIRNLVNGHRLLVHCKMGGRSAKALGILKQAGIEGINIKGGINAWSQEVDPSVPTY; this comes from the coding sequence ATGCTAAATCCAGATCTTTCTACGATTGAACTCACGAAAGACGACTATGAACGCTATTCCCGCCATTTAATTTTGCCGGAGGTGGGTGTTGAGGGTCAGAAACGCCTCAAAGCTGCCAGTGTGCTGTGCATTGGCACGGGTGGATTGGGATCACCTCTGCTGCTCTATCTTGCCGCTGCCGGTATTGGCCGCCTTGGCATTGTCGATTTTGATGTGGTGGATAGCTCCAATTTGCAACGGCAGGTGATCCACGGCACCTCTTGGGTGGGCAAGCCGAAAATTCAATCTGCCAAGCACCGCATCCTTGAGATCAATCCCTACTGCCAAGTGGATCTCTACGAAACTCGCTTGAGCGCCGCCAATGCCCTCGAGATTATGGCGGACTACGACATTGTGGTGGATGGCACCGATAACTTCCCCACCCGCTACTTGGTAAACGATGCCTGTGTGCTTCTCAATAAGCCCAATGTCTATGGTTCTATCTTTCGCTTTGAGGGCCAAGCGACGGTCTTTAACTATGAAGGCGGCCCCAACTATCGGGATCTCTATCCCGAACCGCCGCCACCGGGTTTAGTGCCCTCCTGTGCGGAAGGGGGCGTTCTGGGGATTTTACCGGGTATTATTGGCGTCATCCAAGCCACGGAGACGATTAAAATTATTCTTGGCAAAGGCACAACCCTCAGTGGCCGCCTCTTGCTCTTCAATGCCCTAGAGATGAAATTCCGTGAACTCAAGCTGCGCCCGAACCCCGAACGGCCAGTCATTGATAAGCTTATTGACTACGAAGAATTCTGTGGTATTCGCCAGGCCAAAGCACAGGAGGCCGCCCAAATGGCAGAAATTCCCGAAATGACGGTGCAGGAACTCAAAGCCCTCATGGACAGCGGTGCTCAAGATTACGTCCTTGTGGATGTGCGCAACCCCAACGAGTACGAAATTGCCAAGATTCCCGGTGCTGTACTCGTTCCCCTATCGGAAATTGAAAATGGCCCCGGCGTGGAGAAAATCCGCAATCTGGTGAATGGCCATCGCCTCTTGGTGCACTGCAAGATGGGGGGGCGCTCTGCCAAAGCCTTGGGCATCCTCAAACAGGCTGGCATTGAGGGGATCAATATCAAAGGGGGCATCAACGCCTGGAGTCAGGAAGTCGATCCCAGCGTACCCACCTACTAA
- a CDS encoding adenylate/guanylate cyclase domain-containing protein, whose amino-acid sequence MKSVSSSLPPMDADLTFNLPDQKILETLPPQQLVAIILRQQQIINQLRHTLSQIPGVPEVVHPETPPPSEPHLALVSEDTVCYFPLTGGNCWTIGRSEDNSIVLSDRWMSRNHAMIQRMGQGEFYLIDLGSRNGTFVNGRRVSIPVALHNGDRITFGQTELDFFNEPFAPLFAENATLSLPQSEGSSTALLHVRRLLTVLVVDIRDFTKLTRQLEEELLSELIGTWFHRAGEIIRQYGSWVDKYIGDAVMAVWIHESEEIGYQEICHTLSALEDLRRMTGELHQQYPLPWPLRIGSGLNTGYAMVGNTGSGDRPDYTALGDTVNAAFRLESATKTIAADLAMGATTYHYLVQSCPIVVPFRPQVLNLKGYDAPVPAYVGSFDDLHRFLAQAVKGRDTLH is encoded by the coding sequence ATGAAAAGTGTTTCTTCTAGTTTGCCCCCCATGGATGCTGACCTAACGTTTAACTTGCCCGATCAAAAGATCCTCGAGACCTTACCTCCCCAGCAATTGGTGGCGATTATTTTGCGTCAGCAGCAAATTATTAATCAACTGCGCCATACCCTCTCGCAAATTCCCGGCGTCCCCGAGGTCGTTCACCCTGAGACCCCACCCCCCTCAGAACCCCATCTAGCACTAGTAAGCGAGGATACGGTTTGTTATTTTCCCTTAACGGGGGGGAACTGCTGGACCATTGGCCGCAGTGAAGACAATTCCATTGTGCTCAGCGATCGCTGGATGTCACGGAACCATGCCATGATTCAGCGCATGGGGCAGGGGGAGTTTTATCTCATTGATCTCGGCAGTCGCAATGGTACCTTCGTCAATGGTCGCCGCGTCAGTATTCCCGTTGCCCTGCACAATGGCGATCGCATTACCTTTGGCCAAACGGAACTGGACTTTTTTAACGAACCCTTTGCCCCCCTGTTTGCCGAAAATGCCACTCTGTCTTTGCCCCAATCCGAAGGCTCCTCCACCGCACTTCTCCATGTCCGCCGCCTGTTGACGGTCTTAGTGGTGGATATTCGGGACTTTACCAAGCTGACACGGCAACTAGAAGAGGAGCTACTGTCGGAGCTAATTGGCACGTGGTTCCATCGGGCGGGTGAGATTATCCGTCAATACGGTAGTTGGGTCGATAAGTACATTGGCGATGCGGTGATGGCGGTTTGGATCCACGAAAGCGAGGAGATTGGCTATCAAGAAATTTGCCACACCCTCTCTGCCTTAGAGGATTTACGACGGATGACGGGAGAACTGCACCAGCAATATCCCCTACCGTGGCCACTGCGCATTGGTTCGGGCTTAAATACAGGCTATGCAATGGTGGGTAATACGGGGAGTGGCGATCGCCCCGACTATACTGCCTTGGGAGATACCGTTAACGCCGCCTTTCGCCTCGAGAGTGCCACTAAAACCATTGCCGCTGATCTGGCCATGGGAGCAACCACCTACCACTACCTTGTGCAGTCTTGTCCAATCGTTGTCCCCTTTCGCCCCCAGGTTCTCAACCTCAAGGGCTATGATGCCCCTGTTCCCGCCTACGTAGGCAGCTTTGATGACCTCCATCGGTTCCTTGCCCAAGCCGTCAAAGGTAGGGATACCCTACATTAA
- a CDS encoding MlaD family protein: MMQSRRVQESLVGLVILAGLATLGVGLLWLRGNLAGANSYTLEVELDTAPGLAVGTQVRYRGVQVGRVTAIGFDANGVQVSVRVNNVLIPRGAVPEIRQSGFIGQAFLDFTPKERVPEIPEGVTAFAPKCQPELVYCNGDRVTGVRTASLEDLVRAATRFTTALEESGIINNANTLILAATRTVNRADQSLTKVTTALDSFNALSNEARAELRNFGTASQAVTRAANQISELVEVNRNTINSALRNIDGAARDLRTTLKALRPLTNQLEQGELLANLDRLIKNGAEAAANLNKVSGTLSSPIIMLSIAQTLDAARATFINAQKLTNDLLKLTGDESFQSDLRRLIKILSRLLASSQELEQQFLALHATSLGETQPPLPSPAPRPSVAATPPKEEEAAVTSDP; encoded by the coding sequence ATGATGCAGTCACGGCGTGTGCAGGAAAGTTTGGTGGGTCTGGTGATCCTTGCCGGTTTAGCCACATTGGGGGTCGGCCTCCTCTGGTTGCGGGGCAACCTTGCCGGTGCCAATAGCTACACCCTTGAGGTGGAATTGGATACAGCACCGGGCTTGGCAGTGGGGACACAGGTGCGCTATCGCGGCGTCCAAGTGGGACGAGTCACGGCCATTGGTTTTGATGCCAATGGTGTCCAAGTGAGTGTGCGCGTCAATAATGTGTTAATTCCGCGTGGCGCTGTACCGGAGATTCGCCAGTCGGGCTTCATTGGTCAAGCCTTCTTGGACTTTACTCCCAAGGAGCGGGTACCGGAGATTCCCGAAGGCGTCACTGCCTTTGCCCCCAAGTGCCAGCCAGAATTGGTTTACTGCAATGGCGATCGCGTGACTGGCGTACGTACTGCCAGCTTAGAGGATTTAGTGCGAGCGGCAACTCGCTTTACCACCGCCCTCGAGGAATCGGGGATTATCAATAACGCCAATACCCTGATTTTGGCGGCAACCCGCACCGTCAACCGTGCTGATCAATCGTTGACAAAGGTGACCACTGCCCTCGATAGCTTCAACGCCCTCAGTAATGAAGCCCGTGCTGAACTACGGAATTTTGGCACGGCCTCGCAAGCCGTGACCCGTGCGGCCAACCAAATTAGTGAACTCGTTGAGGTCAACCGCAACACGATTAACTCCGCCTTGCGCAACATTGATGGTGCTGCCCGAGATCTGAGAACCACACTCAAGGCACTGCGACCCCTAACCAATCAATTAGAACAGGGAGAATTGCTGGCGAATTTGGATAGGCTCATTAAAAATGGTGCCGAGGCAGCCGCCAACCTCAATAAAGTCTCTGGAACATTGAGCAGTCCTATCATTATGCTGTCGATCGCCCAAACCTTAGATGCCGCCCGCGCCACATTTATCAATGCCCAAAAACTCACGAATGACTTGCTCAAACTCACAGGCGATGAATCCTTCCAGTCTGATTTGCGACGCCTGATTAAAATCCTCAGCCGCCTACTGGCTTCTAGCCAAGAGCTTGAGCAGCAATTCTTGGCACTCCATGCCACTTCCCTAGGAGAAACTCAGCCGCCCCTGCCTAGCCCTGCCCCCCGCCCAAGTGTGGCTGCGACGCCCCCCAAGGAGGAAGAAGCAGCGGTTACGAGTGATCCCTAG
- the dnaB gene encoding replicative DNA helicase, producing the protein MVQEPSFQPDSQLIPPQNLEAEEWILGGILLDPEAINRVVDILPVEAFYLSAHREIYRAAIALHSRGSPTDLLCVTAWLQDQGLLDKVGGHTKLAELVERTVSAINIDRYALLVKEKYLRRKLIEAGSQVVKLGYDSSLSLNAILDQAEQQIFSVTQDRIQQGLTRTDEILTRTFTELEQRAIGNIQPGLSCNFYDLDNMTQGFQRSDLIIIAGRPSMGKTAIALQIARRIAEIHNLGVAIYSLEMSKEQLVQRLLASEARIDSNYLRAGRISQHQWEPLSRAIGILSQLPIYIDDTPNPTLGEIRSTARRLHAEHPNGLGLILIDYLQLMGGEETTEGRVQELSKITRSLKGLARELNVPVIALSQLSRSVESRQNKRPLMSDLRESGSIEQDADLVILLYRDEYYNPDTPDRGICELLIAKHRNGPVGTVKLLFDPQYTRFENLARD; encoded by the coding sequence ATGGTTCAGGAACCAAGTTTTCAGCCCGATAGCCAACTCATTCCCCCCCAGAACCTCGAAGCGGAAGAGTGGATCTTGGGGGGTATTCTCTTAGACCCAGAAGCCATCAACCGTGTGGTGGATATTTTGCCGGTTGAGGCCTTTTACCTCAGTGCCCACCGTGAGATCTATCGGGCGGCGATTGCCCTGCACAGTCGCGGCAGCCCCACGGATCTGCTGTGCGTTACGGCTTGGTTACAGGATCAGGGGTTATTGGATAAGGTTGGGGGGCACACGAAGCTGGCGGAACTGGTGGAGCGCACTGTGAGCGCCATTAATATTGACCGCTACGCCCTCTTGGTCAAGGAAAAATACCTGCGCCGCAAGCTCATTGAAGCGGGTAGCCAAGTGGTGAAGCTAGGCTACGATAGCAGCCTCTCATTGAATGCGATCTTGGATCAGGCCGAGCAGCAGATCTTTAGTGTGACGCAGGACCGGATTCAGCAGGGGTTGACTCGCACCGATGAAATTCTTACCCGCACGTTTACGGAATTGGAGCAGCGGGCGATCGGCAATATTCAGCCGGGTCTATCCTGCAATTTCTATGATCTGGACAACATGACCCAAGGCTTCCAGCGATCGGACTTGATTATTATTGCCGGTCGTCCTTCGATGGGCAAGACAGCGATCGCCCTACAAATTGCGCGGCGCATTGCTGAAATTCACAATCTGGGGGTAGCAATCTACAGCCTTGAGATGTCCAAGGAGCAACTGGTACAACGTCTCCTTGCCAGTGAAGCCCGCATTGACAGCAACTATTTACGAGCAGGTCGCATTAGCCAACACCAGTGGGAACCCCTAAGTCGGGCGATCGGGATTCTTTCCCAACTGCCCATCTACATTGACGACACCCCCAACCCCACCCTTGGCGAGATTCGCTCTACAGCTCGCCGTCTCCATGCCGAGCATCCCAATGGCCTTGGCCTCATTTTGATTGACTACTTGCAACTGATGGGCGGCGAAGAAACCACAGAAGGTCGGGTGCAAGAACTCTCGAAAATTACCCGCTCCCTCAAGGGACTGGCGCGGGAACTCAATGTCCCTGTCATTGCCCTTTCCCAACTCAGTCGCAGTGTCGAATCACGGCAAAATAAACGCCCCCTGATGTCTGATTTGCGCGAATCCGGCTCCATTGAACAGGATGCCGACTTGGTGATCCTGCTGTACCGTGATGAATACTACAACCCCGACACCCCCGATCGCGGCATTTGTGAACTCCTGATTGCCAAGCACCGCAATGGCCCAGTCGGCACCGTCAAGCTCCTCTTTGACCCCCAATACACTCGTTTTGAAAACCTTGCCCGCGATTAG
- the psbU gene encoding photosystem II complex extrinsic protein PsbU produces the protein MQRLGRWLALAYFVGVSLLGWINWSAPTLAATASTEEELVNVVDEKLGTAFGEKIDLNNTNIAAFIQYRGLYPTLAKLIVKNAPYQSVEDVLNIPGLTERQKEILRENLDHFTVTEVETALVEGGDRYNNGLYK, from the coding sequence ATGCAACGTTTAGGCCGCTGGCTAGCACTGGCTTACTTCGTGGGCGTTAGCCTGTTGGGCTGGATCAACTGGAGTGCCCCAACCTTGGCGGCAACTGCATCCACGGAGGAAGAACTGGTCAATGTGGTAGATGAGAAACTCGGCACTGCCTTTGGTGAAAAAATTGACCTTAACAATACCAACATTGCCGCCTTTATTCAATATCGGGGGTTGTACCCAACCCTAGCAAAACTCATTGTTAAAAATGCCCCCTATCAATCCGTTGAAGATGTCCTCAATATTCCCGGTCTGACGGAGCGGCAAAAGGAAATTCTGCGGGAAAACTTGGATCACTTTACGGTGACCGAGGTGGAAACGGCTCTCGTTGAGGGGGGCGATCGCTATAATAATGGGCTATACAAATAA
- a CDS encoding photosystem I reaction center subunit VIII, with protein MMGSYAASFLPWIFIPVVCWLMPTVVMGLLFLYIEGDA; from the coding sequence ATGATGGGATCTTATGCTGCATCCTTTTTGCCTTGGATTTTTATTCCCGTGGTGTGCTGGCTGATGCCCACGGTGGTAATGGGGCTGCTGTTCCTTTACATCGAAGGAGACGCCTAA
- a CDS encoding photosystem I reaction center protein subunit XI, translating to MAEELVKPYNGDPFVGHLSTPISDSGLVKTFIGNLPAYRQGLSPILRGLEVGMAHGYFVIGPWVKLGPLRDSDVANLGGLISGIALILIATACLAAYGLVSFQKGGSSSDPLKTGEGWSQFTAGFFVGAMGAAFVAFFLLENFSVVDGIMTGFFN from the coding sequence ATGGCAGAAGAACTGGTTAAGCCATACAATGGCGATCCCTTTGTGGGGCACTTGTCAACGCCCATTTCTGACTCTGGCCTAGTGAAGACGTTTATCGGTAATCTCCCCGCCTATCGTCAAGGCCTCTCCCCCATTCTGCGGGGCTTGGAAGTGGGGATGGCTCACGGTTATTTCGTGATTGGTCCTTGGGTCAAGCTAGGTCCGCTGCGGGACTCTGATGTGGCCAACTTGGGTGGTTTGATTTCTGGTATTGCTCTGATTTTGATTGCCACCGCCTGCTTAGCGGCCTATGGTCTAGTCAGTTTTCAAAAGGGTGGCAGCAGCAGCGATCCCCTGAAAACCGGTGAAGGTTGGAGTCAGTTTACGGCTGGCTTTTTTGTGGGTGCCATGGGGGCCGCTTTTGTCGCCTTCTTCCTCCTCGAGAATTTCTCTGTTGTCGATGGCATCATGACCGGCTTTTTTAACTAG
- a CDS encoding VWA domain-containing protein, with translation MNPPVVPGNRPLTPQQKDGLAWVGRWGGRDVVLAIDLTESVGLNDPGRLHLRQIIEKTLTKGDTVHILPFAMTVRSPVVFEYQGPADIPKILEAVPMNAGTEQGTDIMCAELFVYRYLAQLNQDRLHNQQPIKNQSVIWITDAPLNLPQGQADQWIEVPTSVCGLADTPEAQERSQWFVALPMQQRSIQPGKFQLTVVDVPATVQEFCTPKPGGGDICLVDAYLRGQLGWQILLVSVLGVVVLGGGLWFAVHWLRQQIPWSDKQSSLNWLASNFAPILRVNSICPMANWHHSVVSPTLPDGASKCALPVGVERKPPAKPIANLGITRNRCFFLLGGRRSHTWAGGRARQGRLSFS, from the coding sequence ATGAATCCACCTGTGGTTCCCGGCAATCGTCCCCTCACCCCCCAGCAAAAGGACGGGTTGGCCTGGGTTGGGCGTTGGGGTGGTCGGGATGTGGTGCTGGCGATCGACCTCACGGAAAGTGTCGGCCTCAATGATCCGGGACGGCTTCACCTACGGCAAATCATTGAAAAAACCTTAACCAAAGGGGATACCGTTCATATTCTGCCCTTTGCCATGACGGTGCGATCGCCCGTCGTCTTTGAATACCAAGGGCCGGCGGATATTCCCAAAATTTTAGAAGCAGTGCCCATGAATGCCGGCACCGAGCAGGGCACCGATATTATGTGTGCCGAACTCTTTGTCTATCGCTATTTGGCGCAACTCAACCAAGACCGCCTCCACAATCAGCAACCCATCAAAAACCAGTCGGTGATTTGGATTACAGATGCGCCCCTCAACTTGCCCCAAGGGCAAGCGGATCAGTGGATAGAAGTTCCCACTAGTGTCTGTGGCCTAGCCGATACCCCAGAAGCCCAAGAGCGCAGCCAATGGTTTGTGGCGCTACCAATGCAGCAGCGCAGTATTCAGCCCGGCAAATTTCAGTTAACCGTTGTCGATGTCCCAGCCACGGTGCAGGAATTTTGTACCCCTAAACCCGGCGGTGGCGACATCTGTCTAGTGGACGCCTATCTTCGGGGACAACTGGGGTGGCAGATTCTGCTGGTGAGTGTCTTAGGGGTGGTGGTTCTCGGGGGTGGGTTGTGGTTTGCTGTGCATTGGCTGCGGCAGCAAATTCCTTGGTCTGACAAGCAAAGCAGCCTAAATTGGCTGGCCTCCAATTTCGCGCCTATTCTGCGGGTCAACTCTATCTGCCCAATGGCGAATTGGCACCACTCGGTCGTAAGCCCGACCCTTCCCGACGGCGCATCGAAGTGCGCTTTACCCGTAGGGGTAGAACGGAAACCGCCCGCTAAACCCATTGCCAACCTAGGGATCACTCGTAACCGCTGCTTCTTCCTCCTTGGGGGGCGTCGCAGCCACACTTGGGCGGGGGGCAGGGCTAGGCAGGGGCGGCTGAGTTTCTCCTAG
- the rplI gene encoding 50S ribosomal protein L9 — MAKRVQVVLNETVNKLGRMGQVVEVAPGYARNYLFPRGIAEPATPSALRRVERLQEKERQRLAELKAVAEKQKATLEKLATITISMPVGEKDMLFGSVTPQDVADAIQAITGETIDRREMVLPEIRKLGTYTAEIKLHPEVSVKLNIQVVAD; from the coding sequence ATGGCAAAGCGGGTGCAAGTTGTCCTGAATGAAACCGTCAATAAACTCGGGCGAATGGGTCAAGTCGTCGAAGTCGCCCCCGGCTATGCCCGTAATTATCTATTTCCAAGAGGAATTGCCGAGCCAGCCACCCCCAGTGCCCTGCGGCGGGTAGAGCGGCTCCAAGAAAAAGAACGGCAACGGCTTGCCGAACTCAAAGCTGTCGCCGAAAAACAAAAAGCCACCCTCGAAAAACTCGCCACCATTACGATCTCGATGCCCGTGGGCGAAAAAGATATGCTCTTTGGTAGCGTCACCCCCCAAGATGTGGCCGATGCCATTCAAGCAATTACCGGTGAAACCATTGATCGCCGTGAGATGGTTCTGCCGGAGATTCGCAAGCTGGGCACCTACACGGCTGAAATCAAACTCCATCCCGAAGTGAGTGTCAAACTCAATATCCAAGTGGTTGCCGATTAG
- the nadB gene encoding L-aspartate oxidase has product MTPATSGFDVLIIGSGAAGLSATLALPSSYRIGLITKTDLQQSASGWAQGGMAAAIDPTDSPLLHAQDTLAAGAGLCDPVSVQFLVEQAPAQVERLLAMGVAFDRAGDRPALTLEAAHSRPRVLHAADTTGQALIRTLLEQVTAAPHITLLPNSFVFDLWLESGRCCGVCLLRQGRLQWLRSGAVVLATGGGGQVFAQTTNPPLSTGDGVAMAWRAGAHIRDVEFFQFHPTALAVAGAPRFLISEAVRGEGAHLIDHTGHRFVADYHPAGELAPRDIVSRAIYRHLQQSHAPHVWLDLRPIPRDRLHYRFPKIIAVCRQWGIDVEQQPIPVSPAAHYWMGGVVTDLQAKTSLPGLYAVGEVASTGVHGANRLASNSLLECFVFSAQLAHLHPQPLPLAVSPVGQQPLEIEPVSFRQWRQNLRELLWQSAGICRDAPTLMAALSQVKEWRQELLAHPVAIAFRELNPTHCYTLSNKAGQMTLWEWGELRNLLDIAYLILKSALFREESRGGHYRQDYPQPDPNWQMHTLIWGEHWQKAPIQGVQSKL; this is encoded by the coding sequence TTGACTCCCGCAACTTCTGGATTTGATGTCTTAATCATTGGCAGTGGTGCTGCGGGTCTCAGTGCTACCCTTGCCCTTCCCTCAAGCTATCGCATTGGCCTGATTACCAAAACTGACCTCCAGCAATCTGCCAGTGGCTGGGCACAAGGGGGTATGGCTGCGGCCATTGACCCGACAGATTCTCCCCTGCTCCATGCCCAAGATACCCTTGCTGCGGGGGCGGGTCTCTGTGATCCAGTGAGTGTCCAGTTTCTAGTTGAGCAAGCACCGGCGCAGGTGGAACGGCTCTTGGCAATGGGGGTGGCCTTTGATCGCGCGGGCGATCGCCCGGCTCTCACCCTCGAAGCTGCCCATTCTCGCCCTCGGGTACTCCATGCCGCTGACACCACGGGTCAAGCCCTGATTAGGACATTGCTTGAACAGGTCACCGCTGCCCCCCATATCACTCTTTTGCCCAATAGCTTTGTCTTTGATCTGTGGCTAGAGTCGGGGCGATGCTGCGGAGTGTGTCTATTGCGTCAGGGACGGCTTCAGTGGCTACGCTCGGGTGCAGTTGTTCTCGCCACAGGGGGCGGCGGTCAAGTTTTTGCCCAAACCACGAATCCTCCCTTAAGCACTGGCGATGGTGTGGCAATGGCATGGCGGGCAGGAGCACACATTCGCGATGTCGAGTTTTTTCAGTTTCATCCCACCGCTCTCGCCGTTGCAGGAGCACCGCGATTTCTGATCAGTGAAGCAGTACGCGGTGAAGGGGCGCATCTCATAGACCACACAGGGCATCGCTTTGTGGCAGATTACCATCCTGCTGGCGAGCTAGCACCACGGGATATTGTCAGTCGTGCCATTTACCGTCACCTCCAGCAGAGCCATGCCCCCCATGTCTGGCTCGATTTACGACCGATTCCCCGCGATCGCCTGCACTACCGTTTTCCGAAAATCATTGCTGTTTGTCGGCAGTGGGGCATTGATGTTGAGCAACAACCCATTCCCGTATCCCCAGCAGCCCATTACTGGATGGGGGGCGTCGTCACCGATTTGCAGGCCAAAACCAGTCTTCCTGGCCTCTATGCCGTTGGTGAAGTTGCCAGTACAGGTGTCCACGGTGCCAATCGCCTAGCGAGTAATTCCCTTTTGGAATGTTTTGTCTTTTCGGCTCAACTGGCACATCTGCATCCTCAGCCTCTGCCTTTGGCGGTATCCCCTGTTGGTCAGCAACCCCTTGAAATTGAGCCAGTGAGCTTTCGGCAGTGGCGCCAAAATTTGCGCGAACTCCTGTGGCAAAGTGCTGGCATTTGTCGCGATGCTCCCACCCTGATGGCTGCTCTTTCCCAAGTGAAGGAATGGCGCCAAGAATTGCTGGCTCATCCAGTCGCGATCGCTTTTCGTGAACTCAACCCCACTCACTGCTATACCCTCAGCAATAAAGCTGGCCAAATGACCCTTTGGGAATGGGGCGAGCTACGCAATCTTTTGGACATTGCCTATTTAATTCTCAAAAGCGCCCTCTTTCGGGAGGAAAGCCGCGGGGGTCACTATCGCCAAGACTACCCTCAACCTGATCCCAACTGGCAAATGCACACCCTGATTTGGGGAGAACACTGGCAAAAAGCACCGATTCAGGGCGTCCAGAGTAAACTATAG